In Candidatus Poribacteria bacterium, the genomic stretch CTCCGACGATACAATTGTCTGTCTGATTGAGCCGCAATGGCAGAAGCGAGAAGCATCGCGTCTGCACGAACGGATGTGGGAAATCTATCAACAAAAACTCCATGAATCTCATTTTGTTGTGCCACCGGATAAACTCTTAGTTCCCTTTGAAACCCTCACTACACAGATAGAGCAGTATCCCGTCGTCTCTTCGTCTTTAGCACCGCCACGTGAAATTTCAAACAACAAATTGGCACCGATGCCTTTTGGAATGGAAGCACTCGCTTTACCATCAGGGAACTATCAAACAGTTATCAATCAGATTAAAACCTGGGCGCAGCAAGGAAAACAAGTTCATCTCTTCTGCGAAACCCCACAGCAATCCAAGCGGGTGTCGGAAATCTTAGCCGAACGCGACTTGTCACCCCCTGATATAGATATCAGCGTTGGTGCGATCAGTCAGGGTTTCTTCAACGAATCACTAAACCTTGTTGTTATCTCCGAAGATGAACTCTTCGGAAACCGGCACCATCGTCCAATCCGCCGCCGTCCACCTACAGATGGGACTCCTATTCTCAGTCTTATCGATCTCAAAGTTGGGGACTATGTTGTTCACGTCTCCCACGGTATTGCCGTCTATGATGGTATACGTCGATTGGATATTGATGGCAAGCTTCAAGATTTTCTGGTGCTCAAATACAGTGACGATAACACGCTCTATGTGCCTACTTATCAGGTCGATCTCGTGCAAAAATACATCGGTAGTAAGGATGAGACCTATAAACCGCGTCTCGACCGTCTCGGTGGTCCCGCTTGGCGCCGTCGAAAGGAGCGCGTCAGAGCCTCCATACAGGAGATGGCAGATGAACTCCTGAACTTATACGCGCTCCGACAAGCCCAGAAGGGGTATAGTTTTCCGGCTGAAGTCCCTTGGCAAACCGAGTTTGAAGCCCTTTTCCCATACCAAGAAACTAACGATCAACTCCAAGCTATTGAGGACGTTAAAGCCGATATGGAAAATGAACGCCCGATGGATCGGCTCGTCTGTGGTGATGTCGGATACGGTAAAACAGAGGTGGCCCTCCGTGCCGCCTTCAAAGCCGTTATGTCGGAAAAGCAGGTCGCAATTCTCGTCCCAACGACTATCCTCGCGCTTCAGCATTATGACACTTTTGAAAAACGTTTTCAGGATTTTCCAGTTCATGTTGAGATGCTAAATCGTTTTCGGACACCAAAGGAGATAAAGAAGATTAAGGAAGGATTGGCGAAAGGCACTATTGATGTTGTTATCGGGACGCATAGTTTGCTTTCTAAAACGCTGACATTTGACAATCTCGGACTCCTTATCGTTGATGAGGAGCACCGATTCGGTGTTAAACATAAGGAAAAAATCAAACAGTTTAAAGAGACGATTGATGTGCTTACGTTGACTGCGACTCCAATCCCACGGACACTCCACATGTCACTCGTCGGTATCCGAGATTTCAGTGTTATTAATACACCTCCCGCAGATCGATTGCCGATTCAGACGCATGTTATGCCTTACGACTCCGAAGTCATTCGTGAAGCAATCACTGCAGAATTGAGTCGCAGCGGTCAGGTGTTCTTTGTCCACAATCGCGTTCAAGATATTCAGAGTATTGCCTTAACTGTCCAACACCTGGTCCCTGAGGCACGAGTCGCTGTCGCACATGGACAGATGCCTGAGCGTGAATTGGAGAGCGTGATGCTTGAGTTTGTCCGCCATAAGCACGATATCCTCGTCTGTACAATGATTATTGAGTCCGGACTCGATATACCTAATGTGAATACGATCTTGATTAATCGAGCAGATGCCCTGGGCTTGGCGCAACTCTATCAGCTACGCGGACGGGTGGGTAGGGCTACCACACAGGCTTACGGATATCTGTTCTACCCACAGCACCACGCAATTACCGAAGGTGCACAGAAACGACTTCGGGTCATTGAGGAATTCACCGACCTCGGTTCTGGCTTTAAAATAGCACTCCGAGATCTTGAAATTCGCGGTACAGGGAACATCCTCGGGGCCGAACAACACGGACATATTGTTACCATTGGTTATGAACTTTATTGTAAACTCCTTGAAGAGGCTGTAATGGCACTAAAGGGAGAAAAGGTCGAAGAAGCACTTGATACACGTATTAGTTTGCCAGTTGAAGCCTATTTACCCGATGATTATGTCCCTGACAGTCGTCAAAAGGTTTCTGTCTACAAAAAAATTGCTGGATTGAAAGACGATACGGTTCTCAAAGAACTTCGCGAGGAACTGCAGGATAGGTACGGACCTATTCCTGAGCCGGTCGAGATGTTACTCGAAATTGCGAATCTTAAGCAACAGAGCAACCAACTCGGTATTAGTGCTATTGTTGCCGGAAAGGAACAAGTAAAAATCACCTTTGACGAGCAGAACCCGCGAATTAATGTGAAGAAATTCATTGAAACAGTACACAAAAATAAGAACCTTCAGTTGCAACCACCTGCACAACTTAAAATTCGCATGCCAGGTGTGACTGGCGCGAATATGTTAACCGAATTGCAGCAAACCCTGAAGTTGTTTGTTGTGTAATCGTAAAGATGAAAGGCCAACGAAAATAGACGTGCTGCGCGCACTATCCAAAGCGCGTAAGCCTAACCAACGGGCAGGCTGGATATACGGAAATGTACTGTATTTCCTAAACTGACCTGACCGAACCGCAAGGAACATTAAAAATATGAAAAAAACGATTACTGTTTTTGTAATTGTCGCTGTCACCTGTCTACTCACGTGGCGATTTGTTCAGTCTGACGGGCATGAGAAGTCTATGCCTGCTGTCGACGAAAACCAAGTGATTTTGGCAGAGTACAAATGGAACGACACAGCTTATCAGATCTCGCTGGCAGATTTAAACGCCGCGATTTTAGAATTGCCGGTTTACCGGCAGCAGAACTATGACAACACAGCGGATAAAGCCGAGTATCTTGAGGAATTAATAGAGGAACGGCTCAAAATCCTTCGTGCTACGGATGATGGATTTGATGCACTTCCTGAACACCTTAAAAAACTTGAGGATTATACACATCAGCTCATGGTTGAAAAATTAACCGAGGCTGAAGTCGATGCCAAAATCGTCCATACCGACGAGGATCTCATGGCACATTATCAGGCAAATCTCAGCGAGTACGTTGAGGAAGCAAAAGTCCGCGCAATCTGTATCACGCTTGATGACGAAGACTTTGCTTATGAGACGATCGATGCCATTAAAGCCGGAAAAGACATCGTTGAGATGGCGATGGAACTTTCTGAAGCTGGCAAACTTGGTGCTGGACCCGGCACGAATCAGGATGATCCGGGGAATACCTATCTCTTCTCGAAAGGTGCTTCCGCGCGTTGGTCAGAATTCATTGACGCTGTTTTCGAGATGGAAGTTGGCGAATTGACGGATGCCGTCTTTGAAACCGAAGTTAACGATACGGTCTTTTACCTCATTTTCCGTAAAGAGGAACACCAGCCAGAACGGCAGCAGGAATTCGAGGAAGTGAAAGATGACATCAAACGAACGGTTGAGCGTGAAAAGAAACGCGCACGCATCAATGAATGGGTCGCCGAGATCTCTGAAAAAGGTAAATTGAAAACTTATCCTGAAAATATCCCAGAGCCGCCGCAACCTGAGGATACGGAAACTGAGGAATCAGAGGAGTCAGACGAGTAGATTAATAGTTGTCAGCATAGGGTTGGACCGCTTTTAGGCATCAGTCCAGATAACGTTGTGGCCGTTACGAACGTTTATAGCCGCCATACGCTTAACTGACAACTGACAACTGATAACTGATAAAAAGGAGTTAGAAAAAATAATGCTCACAAGAATTATCCCCTTTATCGGCAAAATGGATAGCCAGGTACGACTTCCGGTTATCCCTCTATTTTTAATTGCGGTGATTGCTATACACCCGGTTTTTTATAGTTGTAGTGACAAAGCAATCGGCGCAGATGGTACTGTCATCGCGGAATTTGAATGGAACGGTAAACAGCGAATCACCCTGGAAGAGATGCAGCAGGAGATTAGTGAGCTCCCTGAGTACAAACAACGCCAATATCAGGACAAAGAGGGACTCGAAACCTATATGCTCCTCATGGCGGAAAGTCGCTTGATTCTCAACCTCGCTCGCGATCAAAAACTCAATGAAGACCCCGAAATTCTCAAGAAAGTCCAAGATTATCTTCACGAGTTAATGGTTAAGCGAATTACCACTCAGGAAGTTGACGATAAACTTACTTTGACTGAGCAAGACTATCACGACTACTATGAGGCGCATAAAGAGGACTATGTCCGTCCGGCACAGGTCAGGCTTATGTGTATCACTATGACTGATAAAGTACGGGCAGATGAAACTTACGCCCAAATCCAAGAGGGCAAAGACATCGCCGAACTTGCTCAGGAACTTTCGGACAAGGGGGAACTCGTCGGCCCTGGTGCGAATCCAGCGAATCCGGGTGATACTGACTATATTAGTCGGGAATCTTTCCCCGCTGGAACGGAGCCTTTCTTAGATGCAGCTTTCGCCGCAGAAATCGGAACACTGCATGATGGCGTTATCGAAGTTGATGTCCAAGGGCAGAAATATTATATGATCTTCCGTAAAGATGAGGCGCGTGACGCGTATCAGAAGCCTTTTGAAGAAGAG encodes the following:
- the mfd gene encoding transcription-repair coupling factor; amino-acid sequence: SDDTIVCLIEPQWQKREASRLHERMWEIYQQKLHESHFVVPPDKLLVPFETLTTQIEQYPVVSSSLAPPREISNNKLAPMPFGMEALALPSGNYQTVINQIKTWAQQGKQVHLFCETPQQSKRVSEILAERDLSPPDIDISVGAISQGFFNESLNLVVISEDELFGNRHHRPIRRRPPTDGTPILSLIDLKVGDYVVHVSHGIAVYDGIRRLDIDGKLQDFLVLKYSDDNTLYVPTYQVDLVQKYIGSKDETYKPRLDRLGGPAWRRRKERVRASIQEMADELLNLYALRQAQKGYSFPAEVPWQTEFEALFPYQETNDQLQAIEDVKADMENERPMDRLVCGDVGYGKTEVALRAAFKAVMSEKQVAILVPTTILALQHYDTFEKRFQDFPVHVEMLNRFRTPKEIKKIKEGLAKGTIDVVIGTHSLLSKTLTFDNLGLLIVDEEHRFGVKHKEKIKQFKETIDVLTLTATPIPRTLHMSLVGIRDFSVINTPPADRLPIQTHVMPYDSEVIREAITAELSRSGQVFFVHNRVQDIQSIALTVQHLVPEARVAVAHGQMPERELESVMLEFVRHKHDILVCTMIIESGLDIPNVNTILINRADALGLAQLYQLRGRVGRATTQAYGYLFYPQHHAITEGAQKRLRVIEEFTDLGSGFKIALRDLEIRGTGNILGAEQHGHIVTIGYELYCKLLEEAVMALKGEKVEEALDTRISLPVEAYLPDDYVPDSRQKVSVYKKIAGLKDDTVLKELREELQDRYGPIPEPVEMLLEIANLKQQSNQLGISAIVAGKEQVKITFDEQNPRINVKKFIETVHKNKNLQLQPPAQLKIRMPGVTGANMLTELQQTLKLFVV
- a CDS encoding peptidyl-prolyl cis-trans isomerase; this encodes MKKTITVFVIVAVTCLLTWRFVQSDGHEKSMPAVDENQVILAEYKWNDTAYQISLADLNAAILELPVYRQQNYDNTADKAEYLEELIEERLKILRATDDGFDALPEHLKKLEDYTHQLMVEKLTEAEVDAKIVHTDEDLMAHYQANLSEYVEEAKVRAICITLDDEDFAYETIDAIKAGKDIVEMAMELSEAGKLGAGPGTNQDDPGNTYLFSKGASARWSEFIDAVFEMEVGELTDAVFETEVNDTVFYLIFRKEEHQPERQQEFEEVKDDIKRTVEREKKRARINEWVAEISEKGKLKTYPENIPEPPQPEDTETEESEESDE
- a CDS encoding peptidyl-prolyl cis-trans isomerase, with product MLTRIIPFIGKMDSQVRLPVIPLFLIAVIAIHPVFYSCSDKAIGADGTVIAEFEWNGKQRITLEEMQQEISELPEYKQRQYQDKEGLETYMLLMAESRLILNLARDQKLNEDPEILKKVQDYLHELMVKRITTQEVDDKLTLTEQDYHDYYEAHKEDYVRPAQVRLMCITMTDKVRADETYAQIQEGKDIAELAQELSDKGELVGPGANPANPGDTDYISRESFPAGTEPFLDAAFAAEIGTLHDGVIEVDVQGQKYYMIFRKDEARDAYQKPFEEEDVSRNVERKVEREKRQALMDEWILQLRERAEVKTYTDRIPEAPAEDEPVEDESEAEEAPAEAQPEE